Proteins from a genomic interval of Gluconacetobacter diazotrophicus PA1 5:
- a CDS encoding type II secretion system F family protein, whose translation MLGIVLLSLLMTIFSLVTSVVLLYRRSMATERREGRFEAELGAYRLRALPVTASGRLDHLRAALNLSAVTARVFGFRPESYAHMQAGMKRVVGFSAILPVVGLVPGLLLIGPASPALLLVLWVILGRLAFRIVDRRYAAKLFQQLPDALGMIVRSLRVGIPLSRALIIVGQEAEYPTADEFRMISQDVAVGKNLGDTLHNLAERTGLQEYRFFATIMALQAQTGGTLADVLASFADMIRQRIAARKRGHALASEARMSCYVLGGIPFAIGGIMSIINPDYMAVFLTTHMGHMLLGVSALMLGLGFGSMRFIMKRSLG comes from the coding sequence ATGCTCGGGATTGTCCTGCTCAGCCTGCTGATGACGATATTCTCGCTGGTGACGAGTGTCGTTCTTCTGTACCGGCGCAGCATGGCGACCGAACGACGGGAAGGCCGGTTCGAAGCTGAACTCGGGGCCTATCGCCTGCGGGCGTTGCCCGTTACCGCATCGGGACGGCTCGATCATCTGCGCGCGGCGCTGAACCTGTCGGCGGTTACGGCGCGGGTCTTCGGCTTCCGCCCTGAATCCTATGCCCATATGCAGGCGGGGATGAAGCGTGTGGTCGGTTTTTCCGCCATCCTGCCGGTCGTGGGGCTTGTTCCGGGACTTTTGCTGATCGGTCCCGCCAGCCCGGCATTGCTGCTGGTCCTGTGGGTGATTCTGGGGCGGCTGGCATTCCGGATCGTGGACCGGCGGTATGCCGCCAAGCTGTTTCAGCAACTGCCCGATGCGCTGGGCATGATCGTCCGGTCGTTGCGGGTGGGTATTCCCCTCAGCCGCGCCCTGATCATCGTGGGTCAGGAGGCGGAATACCCCACGGCGGACGAATTCAGAATGATCTCGCAGGACGTGGCGGTCGGAAAAAATCTGGGCGATACCTTGCATAATCTGGCCGAGCGCACCGGTTTGCAGGAATATCGGTTCTTTGCGACGATCATGGCGTTGCAGGCCCAGACGGGCGGAACCCTGGCGGACGTACTGGCAAGTTTCGCCGACATGATCCGTCAGCGGATCGCGGCGCGCAAGCGCGGCCACGCCCTGGCATCGGAGGCACGCATGAGCTGCTATGTCCTGGGTGGGATTCCCTTCGCCATCGGCGGAATCATGTCCATTATCAATCCCGACTACATGGCGGTTTTTCTGACGACGCACATGGGGCATATGCTGCTGGGCGTGTCCGCGCTGATGTTGGGCCTGGGATTCGGGTCGATGCGTTTCATCATGAAGCGGTCCCTGGGATGA